CCTAAAAATAAAGCAACTACAATCACACTGGTCTGAAGCATATACCGGTTTGTTTTTAACTTTTTTCCTCTTCTTGGAGTAAAAATTTCTTTTATACCAGAAAAACCTTCTCTCTTTTGATTATGTTTACGAGACTTTCCGGCTGCTACTCTATTTTGGCTAGTTACTCTCGTTTTTCTTGTTTGATTGCTCTTCTTCATCTTCATCATCCTCTTTATAGGCAATGATAAATATGCCCTGCATTACTGCAAAAATTATTAAAGTACTCGCTACCGAACTTCCTCCATAGCTGATCAGCGGCAGTGTTACTCCTGTAGACGGAATAAACTTTGTCACACCACCGATTGTTAAAAACACCTGGAAAATAAAACAAATAGAAAAACCGTAAGCTAGAAGCTTGTAGAAACGCCCTCTTACATCCATTGCTATTTTCAAAAAATGTACAAACACCCCTAAATAAATCAAAATAAGACAGATTGCAAAAAGAATTCCAAACTCCTCTGTGATTGCTGAAAAAATAAAATCACTTTCCACAACTGGTATATCATTTGGTCTTCCCTGTGTAAGACCCTTTCCAAGCCAGCCACCAGCAGCAATCGCAAATAAAGACTGTGTAACCTGATAACCGCTTCCTTCTATTACTGACCATGGATCTTTCCATGCAATAAAACGGACTCGCACATGTGCAAAAAGCATATATGCAAGATTAGCCGCTACCGCTCCGGCACCAAGTCCTCCAAATAAATAAATTCCTCTTCCCGTAGCAACATAGCAAAGGAAAACATATACAACAAAATAAATAAGTGCTCCACCTAAATCCTTCTCAGCAATCAATATCATGACATGACAGGCTGAAAATATTGTTGTGATAAGCATTGTTTTAAAATCCGGTGCTTTTGTCAACATTGCCGCAATAAAAAACACGAACGATATCTTTACAAATTCTGATGGCTGCAACGCAATACCATGCCCTAGTGAAATCCAGTTTGTCGCACCATTTTGTGATGTACCGATTACAAATACACTCGCTAAGAACAAAAGACCTAAAATCCCATATACCCATTTCAGACGTTTAAGCCCTGCCGCTTTTTGCATAAAATATGGAATAAATAATACGATAACTGAAGTTCCTGCTGCAATGGCAAACTGTTTTACCGCCTTATCAAAGGATAAGCGAGTCAGCATAACAAAACCGATCAGTAATAAAAAGCATGTGTGGTTCATTAAAATTCTGGAGCAATCTACATATACTCTGGAATAAATGAATATAAGCAGTTTAAAAAAAGCAACCTGTACTGCATACAAAAAAATCAACTTCGTATCTAATGTTTTTACGAACAAAACTCCATAACAAATAAAATGGAACAAAAACATAAAAAGTTCCTGCCTGTCCATCCTTTTTGCCTGTACCTTCTCAGAAGACGGAAGAAAAACGGTAAAACAGGAAATTGCATAGATGACACCCATGATGATAATAATATAATTGGATCCTGTTGAAATTAAATTCACCATACTTTCTTTCCCACCTTTCTATTCTATACCGTAGTTCCAGTGATGTTCTGTATCATCCTTTTGAAGATCACACATAAAATGATTCTCCTGCCAGATCAGATACCTGTCTTTCATCTCTTTGATTTCCTTTTCTGACATATGGAATAAATCAAATCTATGCCTTGTAACATAAGGAATACTTCCCGTAAGGTCTTCACCGATAAGATCATATGGTTTATCCTGCCAGATCAGATTATAACATTCCCTGCAATGTGTTGTAACCGGAAGCTTTCTTCCTTTTTTATCTTCAAGCCATATTTCTTCTGAAGTTTTATTACAATGTCCGGTTGTCTTTTTCATACACTGTGTTGACTGCATTACAGGAATTCTTCCATGAATAAGAACTTCAAATTCTTCTTTCTTCTGTATATCTTTTATATTTCTTATATGTTCAACCTGTCCTAAACACTTCTCATAACAGTGTTCCAGCATCGCATTAACTTCTCTGCCGGACAATTCTATTGGTATCTCCCTCACTGTCATCTCTGGATACAGTGCCGCTGTTTCAGAAACTGCACTGGAATTCCAGTGATACAGAGAAGCTGCTGCGATAATCTTCGCTGTGCAGCCTTTCAGTTCATGCAAAAATTCTGCTTCATTTATAGTATATGCATATATTCCATTCCAAATAGAGGATACACATACTTTTTCTAAATTCAAATTAGTTCTGAACACATGTGGTAAAGCTAAATAAACGTTCTTACCTGCATCTGATACTGCCTGACCAAATTGCAGTAATTCTTCCTCTGAGAAAAATTCTGAAGCAAGACAAACCCCATCAAAAAAGGAATCTTTGCAACATATCATACACTGTTCCCTATTATAAACTGTTGCAATTCTTTCATCGATAGATATTTTTCCTGTGAAATTCTCTGTAAAATCTTCTTTCAAGCCTTCTTTCTCTAAACATACGATCTTATTTATTTTATTATTTTCCTTATCCTTTTCATTATTTTCCAATACGCTTCTTCTTTTCGTATTCTTCAATCTTTCTTCTAACAAAGAAAAGCCTTTTTGCCGCACAGTTTTTAATACAGACATAGGAAGGAAACAATCTTCCTCCATATTCACTTCAAAATTCTCTAATTCAAACGGAACTGTTCCTGTTTTATGCATCTGCCTTAAAATATCTTCTTTTGTAAC
This Anaerobutyricum hallii DNA region includes the following protein-coding sequences:
- a CDS encoding FtsW/RodA/SpoVE family cell cycle protein — protein: MVNLISTGSNYIIIIMGVIYAISCFTVFLPSSEKVQAKRMDRQELFMFLFHFICYGVLFVKTLDTKLIFLYAVQVAFFKLLIFIYSRVYVDCSRILMNHTCFLLLIGFVMLTRLSFDKAVKQFAIAAGTSVIVLFIPYFMQKAAGLKRLKWVYGILGLLFLASVFVIGTSQNGATNWISLGHGIALQPSEFVKISFVFFIAAMLTKAPDFKTMLITTIFSACHVMILIAEKDLGGALIYFVVYVFLCYVATGRGIYLFGGLGAGAVAANLAYMLFAHVRVRFIAWKDPWSVIEGSGYQVTQSLFAIAAGGWLGKGLTQGRPNDIPVVESDFIFSAITEEFGILFAICLILIYLGVFVHFLKIAMDVRGRFYKLLAYGFSICFIFQVFLTIGGVTKFIPSTGVTLPLISYGGSSVASTLIIFAVMQGIFIIAYKEDDEDEEEQSNKKNESN